Proteins encoded within one genomic window of Halocatena marina:
- a CDS encoding helix-turn-helix domain-containing protein, with amino-acid sequence MSLLPLREEVQVSPNEPRLFNLDSDAADKAFKTLTASTTRAVLSIIYEYPATPSDIRDEVETSIQNVHYHLEKLEAAGLIEPAGVGYSEKGTKMTLYAPANEALVLFAGQEPTYHQLRELFS; translated from the coding sequence ATGAGTCTACTACCGTTACGGGAGGAGGTGCAAGTATCTCCCAACGAGCCACGTCTGTTTAATCTCGATAGCGATGCGGCTGACAAGGCATTTAAAACGTTAACAGCATCCACAACCCGAGCGGTGCTCTCTATCATCTACGAGTACCCAGCAACACCCAGTGATATCCGAGACGAAGTTGAGACGTCTATACAGAATGTTCATTATCACCTCGAAAAACTTGAAGCGGCAGGACTTATTGAGCCGGCAGGGGTCGGATATTCAGAAAAAGGAACGAAGATGACGCTCTACGCTCCAGCGAACGAGGCCCTCGTGCTGTTTGCTGGCCAAGAGCCAACGTACCACCA